The Caloranaerobacter sp. TR13 genome contains a region encoding:
- the cas5b gene encoding type I-B CRISPR-associated protein Cas5b, translating to MRAIRLRLYQNLVNYKKPTSFQLKETYPLPPYSTVIGMIHYVCGFEEYKDMNISIQGKYHSKVNDLWTRYEFSCAAYEEGRHNVIVRAKEINKKTGEEIEKSYGIIKGVSTAELLVDVELLIHIKPKDEKLLELIYENFINPKEYISLGRREDIVRVDEVKIVEINNEELEDCSIKLGYDAYIPLNMFCKSDFPSNATIYTLNKVYNKIKIKKNTIIRKWEKVRVIHGVMNRNEITEGSEIYKDEDNNLVFFA from the coding sequence ATGAGAGCTATTAGACTTAGGCTTTATCAAAATTTAGTTAACTATAAGAAACCTACAAGCTTTCAGTTGAAAGAAACTTATCCTCTACCACCTTATTCAACTGTAATAGGAATGATTCATTATGTATGTGGATTTGAAGAATATAAGGATATGAATATAAGCATTCAAGGTAAGTATCATTCTAAAGTAAATGATTTATGGACAAGATATGAGTTCTCATGTGCAGCGTATGAAGAAGGCAGACATAATGTAATAGTAAGAGCTAAGGAGATAAACAAAAAAACAGGAGAAGAAATTGAAAAATCATATGGAATAATAAAAGGAGTTTCTACTGCAGAACTTTTAGTAGATGTAGAGTTATTGATACATATAAAACCAAAAGATGAAAAGTTATTGGAGTTAATTTATGAAAATTTTATAAATCCCAAAGAGTATATTTCTTTAGGACGAAGAGAGGATATTGTTAGAGTTGATGAGGTAAAGATAGTAGAAATAAATAACGAGGAGTTAGAAGATTGTTCAATTAAGTTAGGTTATGATGCATATATACCTTTAAATATGTTTTGTAAATCTGATTTTCCTTCCAATGCAACTATATATACTCTTAATAAAGTTTATAACAAAATAAAAATAAAGAAAAATACTATTATCAGGAAATGGGAAAAGGTTAGAGTAATTCATGGAGTTATGAATAGAAATGAAATAACTGAAGGATCGGAAATATACAAAGACGAAGATAACAATTTAGTTTTTTTCGCTTAA
- a CDS encoding CRISPR-associated helicase/endonuclease Cas3, whose protein sequence is MDNLFLAKTKDKESIVEHTKELLFQFGKLKSIYPNIKYLDLEILRIACIYHDLGKMNTKFQNKLYRKMGLNELKDDLPEIEEIPHGYLSPAFLPKKKLAKKYSEDELRVLYQSIYYHHNRPKLENSDFIKKIVKEDLEKWRDLFEFDEIDKTEKLYKSYSRYVNKYRRIIYGEDENEIYYKYILTKGLLNKLDYSASAHIPVEEPNKDLFEKTLKSIEDSGYKPNELQQYMIKNRDNNNIIIASTGIGKTEAALFWIGNNKGFFTLPLRVSINAIYDRVKDKIGFKHVALLHSDTYSEYLKRNDDFDIDYYDKTKQFSMPLTICTLDQLIDFIFKYEGFELKLATLAYSKLVIDEIQMYSPDMIGYLIVALKYITEAGGKFSIVTATLPQIILDFMKEEEIEFNEPVTYCKKEKGKVQLRHKVEVIEESININHVVENWRDKKILIIVNTVKKAQEIYDELSNKLPDANVNLLHSRFIKKHRALKEREILEMGDRNNKESGIWVTTQVVEASLDIDFDVLYTELSDISGLFQRMGRVYRNRTLKDNVTNVYVYTGKDTYTSGVGNSDKSIIDPKIFQLSKEAIKELNGQKLDEELKMKIVQNVYSKEKLEEAEYYKKIRNTINKIKNIREFEIEKVDVKLRNILNVPVIPRCIYDKDIDFIKECESIVKTSKDRKKRELAKNNIKEFVVDIPLYMFEDARRNGRIVDYIELGRFNKIPVIDYNYSFEIGLKKDLNEFDVEMQFL, encoded by the coding sequence ATGGATAATCTATTTCTTGCAAAAACTAAAGATAAAGAAAGTATTGTAGAACATACAAAAGAGTTATTGTTTCAATTTGGTAAACTAAAAAGTATATATCCAAATATTAAATATCTAGATTTGGAAATTTTAAGAATTGCTTGTATATATCATGATTTAGGTAAGATGAATACTAAATTTCAAAATAAGCTGTATAGGAAAATGGGATTAAATGAATTAAAAGATGATTTGCCAGAGATAGAGGAGATTCCTCATGGGTATTTAAGTCCTGCTTTTTTACCAAAAAAGAAGTTAGCAAAAAAGTATAGTGAGGATGAGTTAAGAGTTTTATATCAAAGTATATATTATCATCATAATAGACCAAAATTAGAGAATTCAGATTTTATAAAAAAGATTGTAAAAGAAGATTTGGAAAAATGGAGAGATTTATTTGAATTTGATGAAATAGACAAAACAGAAAAACTATATAAATCATATTCGAGATACGTAAATAAATATAGACGAATAATATATGGAGAAGATGAAAATGAAATTTATTACAAATATATACTTACTAAAGGATTACTTAACAAGTTAGATTATTCAGCAAGTGCCCATATACCTGTTGAGGAACCTAATAAAGATTTATTTGAGAAAACATTAAAATCAATAGAGGATAGTGGATATAAACCAAATGAATTACAACAATATATGATAAAGAACCGAGATAATAATAATATAATAATTGCTTCAACAGGTATAGGTAAAACAGAAGCAGCTTTATTTTGGATAGGAAATAATAAGGGATTTTTTACATTACCTTTAAGAGTTTCTATAAATGCTATATATGATAGGGTTAAAGATAAAATAGGATTTAAGCATGTAGCATTACTTCATTCTGATACATATTCTGAATACTTAAAGAGAAATGATGATTTCGATATTGATTATTATGATAAAACAAAACAGTTTAGTATGCCACTTACTATATGTACATTAGATCAACTTATAGACTTTATATTTAAGTATGAAGGATTTGAATTAAAACTTGCTACCTTAGCTTATTCAAAACTTGTAATAGATGAGATACAAATGTATTCACCAGATATGATAGGATATTTAATTGTAGCATTAAAATATATTACGGAAGCTGGAGGAAAGTTTAGTATAGTAACTGCTACATTACCACAGATAATATTAGATTTTATGAAAGAAGAGGAAATAGAGTTTAATGAACCTGTAACCTATTGTAAAAAGGAAAAAGGAAAGGTACAGCTCAGACATAAAGTCGAGGTAATAGAAGAAAGTATAAACATAAATCATGTAGTAGAAAATTGGAGAGACAAAAAGATATTAATCATAGTTAATACGGTAAAAAAGGCACAAGAGATTTATGATGAATTAAGTAATAAGTTGCCAGATGCTAATGTTAATTTATTACATAGTAGGTTTATAAAAAAACACAGGGCATTAAAAGAGAGAGAAATATTAGAAATGGGTGATAGAAATAATAAGGAAAGTGGTATATGGGTAACTACACAAGTAGTTGAAGCTAGTCTTGATATAGACTTTGATGTATTATATACAGAGTTATCTGATATATCTGGTTTATTTCAAAGAATGGGAAGAGTATATAGAAATAGAACATTAAAAGATAATGTAACAAATGTATATGTATATACAGGTAAAGATACATATACATCAGGAGTAGGTAATAGTGATAAATCTATTATTGATCCCAAAATATTTCAATTATCTAAAGAAGCTATAAAAGAATTAAATGGACAGAAATTAGATGAGGAGTTGAAGATGAAAATAGTTCAAAATGTATATTCAAAGGAAAAATTAGAAGAAGCTGAATACTATAAAAAAATTAGGAATACAATCAATAAGATTAAAAATATAAGGGAATTTGAAATAGAAAAGGTAGATGTTAAACTAAGAAACATTTTAAACGTTCCAGTTATACCTAGATGTATTTATGATAAAGATATAGATTTTATTAAAGAATGTGAAAGTATTGTAAAGACAAGTAAGGATAGAAAAAAAAGAGAATTGGCAAAAAATAACATTAAAGAATTTGTAGTAGATATACCTCTATATATGTTTGAAGATGCAAGAAGAAATGGACGTATAGTAGATTATATCGAACTAGGTAGATTTAATAAAATACCTGTAATCGATTATAACTATAGTTTTGAAATAGGATTAAAAAAAGATTTGAACGAATTTGATGTTGAAATGCAGTTTTTGTAA
- the cas4 gene encoding CRISPR-associated protein Cas4, whose translation MEFDLNNFKVQGVKVNYYYICKRKLWLYSKGITMEQNSDRVMIGKLIHENSYKRLKKKEVLIDDMLKIDILDNDYVREVKISSKMTKADKMQLIYYLYYLDSLGIKKKGLINYVKEKRQEEIELTDEYKREIEKALIDIKEISQKRKPPELVKLPYCTKCAYYEFCFAKEEV comes from the coding sequence ATGGAATTTGATTTAAATAATTTTAAAGTTCAAGGAGTAAAAGTAAATTACTATTATATATGTAAAAGAAAACTATGGTTATATTCAAAAGGAATAACAATGGAACAAAATAGCGACAGAGTAATGATAGGTAAATTAATTCATGAAAATTCTTATAAAAGATTAAAGAAAAAAGAAGTATTAATAGATGATATGCTTAAAATAGATATTTTAGATAATGATTATGTAAGAGAAGTAAAAATAAGTAGTAAGATGACAAAAGCAGATAAAATGCAACTTATATACTATTTATATTATTTAGATAGTTTAGGAATAAAGAAAAAAGGATTAATAAACTATGTAAAAGAGAAAAGACAAGAAGAAATAGAGCTAACTGATGAATATAAGAGGGAAATCGAAAAAGCTTTAATTGACATTAAAGAAATTTCACAAAAGAGAAAACCTCCTGAATTGGTTAAATTACCATATTGCACGAAATGTGCGTACTACGAGTTTTGCTTTGCTAAAGAGGAGGTGTAG
- the cas1b gene encoding type I-B CRISPR-associated endonuclease Cas1b, whose translation MSRDFYIFSNGRLKRKDNTIYFIDCLENKRTLPVEQINCIHLFGEIDLNSKLINYLSQYGIMLSFYNYYGYYSGTYYPRKKNVSGFTVVNQANHYNDYEKRLYIAKSFVDSAVHHILKNMRRHKEGIEDLIERIQAERKNIEKVQRIDELMGIEGRIRKSYYKSFNKILKSDFGIEKRKKRPPTDPVNAMISFGNSLMYTTVLSEIYKTQLDPTISFLHEPSVKRFSLGLDISEIFKPLVVDTIIFSLVNNRVITFDDFDIDEGICYLNEKGRKKFISEYERKLGTTIKHRKLKRKVSYRMFIRLECYKLIKHFIGDEEYKPLKAWW comes from the coding sequence ATGTCAAGAGATTTTTATATATTTAGCAATGGAAGGTTAAAAAGAAAAGATAATACAATATACTTTATAGATTGTTTAGAAAATAAAAGAACATTACCTGTTGAGCAGATAAACTGTATTCACTTATTTGGAGAAATAGATTTAAATTCTAAACTTATAAACTATTTATCACAGTACGGAATAATGCTTAGCTTTTACAACTATTACGGTTATTATTCTGGTACTTATTATCCAAGAAAAAAGAATGTTTCGGGTTTTACAGTAGTAAATCAAGCAAATCATTACAATGATTATGAAAAAAGACTTTATATAGCAAAATCATTTGTAGACAGTGCTGTTCATCACATACTTAAAAATATGAGAAGACATAAAGAAGGAATAGAAGATTTAATAGAGAGAATCCAAGCTGAGAGGAAAAACATAGAAAAAGTACAAAGAATCGATGAACTAATGGGGATAGAAGGAAGAATAAGAAAAAGTTATTACAAATCATTCAATAAAATATTAAAATCAGATTTTGGTATTGAAAAAAGAAAAAAGAGGCCGCCAACTGATCCAGTAAATGCAATGATATCTTTTGGGAATAGTTTAATGTATACAACTGTATTGTCTGAAATATATAAAACACAGCTAGATCCAACGATAAGTTTTCTTCATGAGCCATCAGTTAAAAGATTTTCGTTAGGATTAGATATTTCAGAAATATTTAAGCCTCTCGTTGTTGATACAATAATATTTAGTTTAGTAAATAATAGAGTAATAACATTTGATGATTTTGATATAGATGAAGGAATATGTTATTTAAATGAAAAAGGTAGAAAGAAATTTATTTCAGAGTATGAAAGAAAACTAGGTACAACTATAAAACATAGGAAACTGAAAAGGAAAGTTTCTTATAGAATGTTTATAAGATTAGAATGTTATAAGCTTATTAAACATTTCATAGGCGATGAAGAATATAAACCTTTAAAGGCTTGGTGGTAA
- the cas2 gene encoding CRISPR-associated endonuclease Cas2 — MFVILTYDVGEKRVNKVRKKLKEYLIWTQNSVFEGEITEGKLKKCLYEVNKILNKQEDSLYIYEIKASSHIKKKIIGIDKSFDDIFL, encoded by the coding sequence ATGTTTGTGATACTTACGTATGATGTTGGTGAAAAAAGAGTTAATAAAGTTAGAAAAAAATTAAAAGAATATTTAATTTGGACACAAAATTCAGTATTTGAAGGGGAAATAACAGAAGGAAAATTGAAAAAGTGTCTTTATGAGGTAAATAAAATTTTAAATAAGCAAGAAGACTCTCTTTATATTTATGAAATTAAAGCATCTAGTCATATAAAGAAAAAAATAATTGGTATTGATAAAAGCTTTGATGATATTTTTTTATAA